From Toxotes jaculatrix isolate fToxJac2 chromosome 7, fToxJac2.pri, whole genome shotgun sequence:
aaaacaaaaacaacgcAGACATGACATGACTATGGTTACAACAGCTGAATATATCCACATTAAACCCAGAATAAATACTTTTAACTGTATTAACATGAATTTCTTAACATGCAGTaatctgaaaagaaaattgACATATTTAGTTGAAACAACATGCTGAATAAACAGAGTATTAGTCAGTCACATTACCTGTGAAAAGGTCTCCAAAGCCTGGTCTGCTGCCTTTTCTCCTCCACTTCTGACTAAAGTCTCTAGCTTCAACCTGAGCAGTTTGACTCTCAGCTCCTTGTCTCCAGAGGCACACACCATCAAACCTAACAGaaccacacatacactgacGCTCAGTAGGACTGCCCCATTAAGATAGTGGTTAACACCAATGTTTCATTCACAAATCCCATGATGAGGTCTGATTAGACATATTGTTTTGGACTAGCTGGGTCAGAGATTAGATGCTGTTGTTAGGTTGCCTGGATAGCTATAGTAATATATGGCAGAATAAACATACCTTGGGAGCATGATATAGCGCTGTCTGAGTATCTGTGCATTTTAAACTGAGCTTCAGCCAGACTGTACCATCCTGTACTgctgttctttttcttcaaccctttaaaaaaacacaggggACAGATTACGGTCATTCTAAATCACAGCAATGGTAATGGAGTCTTTAGTGGTGCGTTTTGTACTAAGACCCAAGAAGAACCTTTTGGTTAATATGCAAACTAACCTTGTGAAAGGTCCTTAATGGCGTCTTTGTACCTTCCTTCCTGAAGTGCTTTGGTGCCCAGACCTAATTGCCCTAACCCACAGTTAGGGGCCAGATCCAGGAGCCGGGAAAAGTAGCTGACTGTGTCTTCATTCAGGATACCTTCAAATCggaatataaaatatattaaaattaaCTCTATTTAGCATTTACTAAAATTCATTCTGTGTGAAAAGGCGAGTGACTCCTCTCAGTGCTTGAGAGTAGCACTTAATGTcaattataaaaaaacaaaaaaaaaacttattataccatgtaaatattacatatataaGTATCTTACCTGTTTTGAGGTAACGAGAACAAAGGGCTTCGAGAGGATAACTTTGGTCGGGGTACTGAGACAGCATGGACTCACAGGCCTCTTTCATTTTGGCTTCTTCTTGTGGTAGCTAAAGTAACAGCAGATTCGTGATGTATGAGGTGGCCAGTTGTGAATAATTTTAATAACACTGAATTTCTGTGATGGTGGTACAAATGTAAGGCAAGGTGCACTTACTTTAGAAAGACATTTTATGTAGTTAGTTGAGATCTTCTTGTGGTTCTCTCCTGGGTCCATGAGAACCATGGTGTTCTCAAATGCTGTGATTAACTGATGACCATAAACGAACAAAACAGTTACCAAAGGGCAGATGGCATAAAGTTATGTGCACTAAAAACAGCATTAACTAAAGTATGATCTTTAGTCAGTGCAAGAAATTGGAGCTTATGACTTCCATGAGGTAAGGCATATCAGCTGAGTATAACCTTTAGGGCTTGTAGATTGAAAGGTATGGACTCTTCCGTATTGCACAGTATCTATACAAAAGGAGAAACACTACAAGTTGTAGTAGAGTTTAAGTCTACATTTGAGGAAATCTTACATGCTGTTGAGTTTCACTGTCCTGCTCTTCCTCATCAAGGCAGTCTGAGAGGAGTTTGGCCATCTGTTGCCATAGCTGCAGTAACTCTGTCTTGTCCGCAGCATCTTCCTTCTTCAGCTGGATGAGCTGCAGCCATACCTTGGCCAACTGTCCGCACATACAAATGCATTCAAATGTGTGAAAAGAACATTGATCTTTCATTGGTCTTAACCATATGCCTTTAAAATTACATACCTTTAGATATTCTTTGTCAGACCCATAAATATCTGAAAGCTTTTTGATCACctcataacatttttttttgtccgagctGCGAACGGAGGGCATAATGAAAATCAGTAACATCACAAATCAAATACGGAAAACTACTTAAAACTACAAAATGCACTAGAACCAATGCAAACCTTAAGAGGTaagcaaaagcaaaatattaaattaaataaagttataAAGAGCATATACTGATAAAAATGTCTCCATATCTTACCTGGCATACAACTCAACAAGCTTCTGATAAATGTTTGGCAGCTCAACTTTGAAATCCCATTGATCTGTCTTCTCATAAAGATTGGCCAAGCCctaaagcacaaacacattacTGACACGATACATAGAGACGAATAGGATTAAATGAAATATCCTCACTAAGAATGGACATGTTTCTTTGAGGAACAATGCCACGGTGCAGTGGAACCCGGATGCGTTTTCACAGCTTCAATTTCAGCTCAACTGATAAAACATTATCAATAAATATAATACTTTCAGTACAGGTTACTACCATACTTTGGCACCGTACCTGCCATGCCAGTAGCTGCTCAGGCTCCAGCTCCACTGCCTTTTTATAGGCTGACTGTGATTGATCTGGTTGATCAAGTTCACTGGCTGCCAAGCCGATGAATACCCATGCATTATAATTGTTCTTCTCAAGCTTTAAAACAGCCTAAAACCACAGAAAGCAAAGTCAAGTTTACAACATCTCCTTGAGCGGGATGCATTGCCTCATTCAGTACCCAAATTCCTATGAACAGATGTATATCAACAGCCAAGACCATATGCAGATACCTCACATTCCTCAGAATTTTAGATACTTTACCTTGCAGTGTTTTAAAACCTCTTTGaactctttgtttttaatggcCTCCCTGGCACTTTTCAGCGCTGTTTTCACTTCTTTACTAGACATCTTTCGATTacctgaaagaaacaaagagataCATCAAAAGAAATACTGTCACTTCACGAGCACAAAATAATGACTTAGCTGTTTATATAGCCTTACAGCCAGATGAAACCAAGCAAAGAGTCTATATGAATGAAACATGAGCTCGCTGACGctaacatttatttgtttgccaTGCTTACCGAGTAAAGCTGATTGTACCTGACTTAAAAGCTGACAGCTGActtcacaaaacaaactgaagtaTTTGTTTCAATATCAGTTTGAATTAACCGTTAGGGGCGTCAGCTAGCTACATTTATTTTAGCATTAGCAGTTAGCTTGTCGGGGCCTATAAACTATGTACTTTGGAATGAGAGCTAGTTTCAAACCTAAATAAATGCatagtataaaaaaaatattcagttgttTCAGTCACGCGTTCCCGGTACAGATTTTACAGACGGCTATAAAAGTTGGAGCCACCCACTACCGTTGACAACTTGCTCTTCTTGTTTGGTAACACGGAAGTGAATGAAACctaattttcaaaataaaattacttGCAGTTTGGTCCACTTAAAGAGTGTGCAAATGCAAGGCAAGCTGAGAATAAAAAGGTACTTATCTTGAGACCaccaaaaagttaaaaaaaaaaaaaaaaaaaaaaaagacacaaaagtgaacaaaatattttgtatttatttccaAGAAAGAATTAAGGATGAAATGAATAATGGAAGGAATTTAATGTACTATAATCAAAGTGCAAGTCCAGCTCATAAAATAGTACACACCTTAGTCATAGTCATCATTATAACAGTAAAAATATCATGAAGAGCCATAAAGCCACCTGTCAATAGCTCTCTCATTGGCTAACACATCTTTTTGCCAATCTACATGCCACCTGAGATTTGCTATGATCTGGCTGTAGTTCCTTCCCAGACTATCTTGCCAGGCACCAAATGCTTTTTTATTATAGAGATGAACAGTTGTAGAGACTTTTGGATAGTCCACAATGCTGCGCAATAGCTTGTCCAGATGCACCTGCACATCTGGGAATTTGAGAACCACATTGTTAAGTTCTTCCTTGTCCCGTCTAAGGTCTGCAAATAAGAAACAATGAACAGAAGGAGTGATAAGAGTTTTATGGTAAATTTTTGGCAAAGAAAGCATATGAAGAGTGACTGAAGTTTCGTTTCTGAAGCTAGGAACTCACCAAAAAGCTGAGGAGGGACACTCAGTCCATCTGCATAGGTGATGTACTTCCACCTACCACTTCTCAGCATGTATGTAGAGGCATTGACATTACAACCATGATATTCACTCAGTGCCCAGTCTGGATGTTGCGTCTTGGAAGAGGCACTGGACTTGGACAGCAGCGGAAGGAGGGAGTGGCCACTGAGATTACCTACTGCTGAAATACGAGCAATGtctgcaaaaatacacaaatgtgttacttcaaattaaaatattacaactgAAATCCACTAGTGCATTTATTCTGTTGCTTTTCACGCCTTTGACAACAATAACACTTTTACTTTGGCCTGACATTTTAATGATATATgatatttaacagacattttaatcctgtgttttctgtctacTTCCTTACCCAGCACAGTGGGGTAGAGATCAACCAAAGACACAAGCTGGTTGACCTGTAGGCCAGACATCAGCCCAGGCCCCATGATCAGCAGGGGAACATGGGAACTGCCCTCAAACATTGACATCTTATAGAACTGCCGGTGCTCCATGGCTAGCTCTCCATGGTCAGCCGTAAATATCACAACAGTGTTGTTAAGCAGCCCGGTTTCTCTCAGAGCTGAAATCACCTGACCTGGCAAGACAGAGggtgtgagagacacagagtaAGCATTgagcttctgctggatttttaCTTAATTCAGTCAAAATACATTATTCAAACAGTAGCAACAGGATAAAATGGTGGTAAACAGGATCTCGCTACTGACTAAGCTTTAGAGATGTACTCTAGAGAGAAAATATTGTACAGACATAGACTTTCATATGTCTTTGATATATATTAAGTAACTTTGAGTCAGAAAGTAATGAAGAAAAAGCTACTATAATATTATAATGAATATTGGCAGTGCAGAGAGTTGAAGAGAAGAGACAAGAGTGCCAGCTAGGCTACAGCTTGTTTCTTAACTTGTCAGAGTGTACACTGTACATCGTCACAGAAAGTCTCTCATTTAAGACTAATTAACTTTAGCACTTGTATATTTGTCCATGTTCAGAACCTGTAAGGATAGGGACTTGTGTATTTTTTCCTACAATATGTGCTTGGATCTGTgaacatgaatttaaaaaactgCTCCTTACGTGTTTGGTCTGTTTTGTTAATTATCTTGCCAACAGAGGTTAGTTTGAACTGACGCCATCTTTGTGAAGCCAAAATACCAGGATTAAGCTCAAAGTTGGCTTTCTAATACACAAATAATTTTAGGTGAGAATAAGTGAGACTCTGGTAAATTAGTGCTGTCAACTAACCCAGCATGGCATCTGCTTCAGCACACATGGCATAATAGAAGGCCCGAATGCTTTTGATTTCATCCTCAGTGAAATCACCACTGCAGTTTTTGGTGAAGGTGGAGTAGTAGTCAACAGGGTGCATGGCAGCCATGGGCAGCCATTTGGGAACAGAGATGAGCTCAGAGGACACCTATGTGTGTAAATTCAGGAATTAGGATTTCACAGTGATTTCTAATTACTAATTCCACAACAATAGAGAGAGCATTCAATAATCAGGGATAGAAAAAGCATACCTTTGTGAGCCAGTATGGTGAGGTAAGAAAGGTGGATCCTCCTGCAGTGGGCCCAAGGGATTCGGTTTTGTAGGGGTGAGGTAAATTGAGGCCAAGATAAAGAGCAAAGGGCTGGTGTGAGGATGCAGCTGTTTGGTGGATCCACTGTGTGgccttgtctgtgtttttccagtcttgTCTCATGATCCTTACTGTTGACATGTTCCCAACAAGTTGCGTAACTGGCCGGCCCTCTTGGCGCAGGAGGAACTCAACATCTCGTGTCCAGGCCTCAACCCGGTTACTGCAGTAGTTGCACAAAGGCACAAAAATACCAACAAGATGCAGGCAGCAAAGTAAGAACGGGAAGTGGAAAGAAACGCAAGCATCCAAAAGATGATTCACAGTGTTCTGGAAAATAGCTGCCCACATAAACAGTCTCTTATTGCTTGTTACTCATCCAGTGGGTTGCTGACATTTGTGtatctgggtgtgtgtgtgtgtgttatgttgaTCTTAGTTTGGTGagcaaaaataagaaaaagcaaGTGAAGGCGTTTTCTTCCCTTAACGCACATTTATCAGGGATACAGGCTCTACTTCACAGACACTTGTCCACATCCCTGACAGCGTCTGCCTACCTGACGGAGTGGCTCCCTGAAGTATAGTCCAGCTTTCCCATCATCTTGGTGAGATATCCATTCGCCTCCAGAAAATCCATCCATGTGGTTGCATTTGCATCTAGGCACTTGTAGTTGTTCCATGACTGAGTGAGGTGAACAAACTGACCACTCCACATCGCTGAGAACATTAAATTGCATTTAACATTTGAAatgcacattttaatttttatttaattttaactttgttATTTACTGTGATATCTGTTTAACTACATTTTAAAGGGAATTGCCCAGTGCGATTTG
This genomic window contains:
- the arsk gene encoding arylsulfatase K yields the protein MNALLLTVIFLFQNYGQSFCQNGTRPNIVMVMSDAFDGRLTFDPGSRVVHLPYINYLRELGSVFLSAYTNSPICCPSRAAMWSGQFVHLTQSWNNYKCLDANATTWMDFLEANGYLTKMMGKLDYTSGSHSVSNRVEAWTRDVEFLLRQEGRPVTQLVGNMSTVRIMRQDWKNTDKATQWIHQTAASSHQPFALYLGLNLPHPYKTESLGPTAGGSTFLTSPYWLTKVSSELISVPKWLPMAAMHPVDYYSTFTKNCSGDFTEDEIKSIRAFYYAMCAEADAMLGQVISALRETGLLNNTVVIFTADHGELAMEHRQFYKMSMFEGSSHVPLLIMGPGLMSGLQVNQLVSLVDLYPTVLDIARISAVGNLSGHSLLPLLSKSSASSKTQHPDWALSEYHGCNVNASTYMLRSGRWKYITYADGLSVPPQLFDLRRDKEELNNVVLKFPDVQVHLDKLLRSIVDYPKVSTTVHLYNKKAFGAWQDSLGRNYSQIIANLRWHVDWQKDVLANERAIDRWLYGSS